A genomic segment from Oncorhynchus keta strain PuntledgeMale-10-30-2019 chromosome 9, Oket_V2, whole genome shotgun sequence encodes:
- the orai1b gene encoding calcium release-activated calcium channel protein 1: protein MSLNEHSLQALSWRKLYLSRAKLKASSRTSALLSGFAMVAMVEVQLDTSYPYPPGLLIAFSACTTVLVAVHLFALMVSTCILPNIEAVSNVHNLNSVKESPHERMHHHIELAWAFSTVIGTLLFLAEVVLLCWVKFLPIRPKNHNPNNGTISAGVAAAITSTSIMVPFGLIFIVFAVHFYRSLVSHKTDRQFQELEELSNLTRLQNELDGRGESNLQSPSSHFP, encoded by the exons ATGAGTCTGAACGAACATTCATTACAAGCACTGTCGTGGAGGAAGCTTTACTTGAGTCGAGCAAAACTGAAGGCTTCCAGTCGAACGTCTGCTCTACTGTCTGGGTTCGCTATG GTAGCAATGGTGGAGGTTCAGTTGGACACAAGCTATCCATACCCACCTGGTCTCCTCATTGCCTTCAGTGCCTGCACAACAGTGTTGGTGGCTGTTCACCTCTTTGCCCTGATGGTTAGTACCTGCATCCTGCCTAACATCGAGGCAGTCAGTAATGTTCACAACCTCAACTCGGTGAAGGAGTCGCCACATGAGAGAATGCACCACCACATAGAGCTGGCCTGGGCCTTCTCAACAGTCATTGGCACCCTGCTCTTCCTGGCTGAGGTGGTGCTCCTCTGCTGGGTCAAATTTTTACCCATTAGGCCTAAGAACCACAACCCCAACAATGGGACCATATCTGCAGGTGTGGCTGCCGccatcacctccacctccatcatGGTGCCTTTTGGCCTGATATTTATAGTCTTCGCTGTACATTTCTACCGTTCCCTTGTCAGCcacaagacagacaggcagttccAGGAGCTGGAGGAGTTATCCAACCTGACCAGGCTGCAGAATGAGCTGGACGGTAGAGGGGAGTCCAACTTGCAATCCCCCAGCTCCCATTTCCCATAA